From a region of the Corallococcus coralloides DSM 2259 genome:
- a CDS encoding electron transfer flavoprotein subunit beta/FixA family protein, whose translation MKILVTAKRVEDPESKIKVKPDGSDIVKEGLKYKINPFDEIGVEEGLRLAAKHTGEVVVVSIGGKEVQEQLRHALAMGANRAIWVNHTGPLDQLGIAGLLQKVAEKEKPDIVLLGKQSIDDDQNQVGQYLAEFLGWGQATFASKVESLESDQEKNKVPAVVLSADKKSVQVVREVDNGLATLEVQLPAIVTTDLRLNQPRYASLPGIMKAKSKPIEELTPAGLGVDVAPKIQVLKLASPPARKAGIKVPDVATLVEKLHNEAKVV comes from the coding sequence GTGAAGATTCTCGTCACCGCCAAGCGCGTGGAAGATCCCGAGTCGAAGATCAAGGTGAAGCCGGACGGCTCGGACATCGTGAAAGAGGGGTTGAAGTACAAGATCAACCCCTTCGATGAAATCGGCGTGGAAGAGGGCCTGCGCCTCGCGGCGAAGCACACCGGCGAGGTGGTGGTGGTCTCCATCGGCGGCAAGGAGGTGCAGGAGCAGCTGCGCCACGCGCTGGCCATGGGCGCCAACCGCGCCATCTGGGTGAACCACACGGGCCCGCTGGATCAGCTGGGCATCGCGGGGCTGCTCCAGAAGGTCGCGGAGAAGGAGAAGCCGGACATCGTCCTCCTGGGCAAGCAGTCCATCGACGACGACCAGAACCAGGTGGGCCAGTACCTGGCCGAGTTCCTGGGCTGGGGCCAGGCCACGTTCGCCTCCAAGGTGGAGTCGCTGGAGAGCGACCAGGAGAAGAACAAGGTCCCGGCGGTGGTGCTGTCCGCGGACAAGAAGAGCGTCCAGGTGGTGCGTGAAGTGGACAACGGGCTCGCGACCCTGGAGGTCCAGCTGCCCGCCATCGTCACCACGGACCTGCGCCTGAACCAGCCGCGCTACGCCAGCCTCCCGGGCATCATGAAGGCGAAGAGCAAGCCCATCGAGGAGCTGACCCCGGCGGGCCTGGGCGTGGACGTGGCCCCGAAGATCCAGGTGCTCAAGCTGGCGTCGCCTCCGGCGCGCAAGGCGGGCATCAAGGTTCCGGACGTGGCCACCCTGGTGGAGAAGCTGCACAACGAGGCGAAGGTCGTCTGA
- a CDS encoding acyl-CoA dehydrogenase family protein, with protein MDFQLSENQRALQDAARKYARDVVRPKAPHYDETSDFPKDLISAAFELGLLNMAIPSEYNGVGLTHLEQVIVCEELAWGCAGVATSLIANDLANLPIILAGTDDQKKRLLAPFGEKLKLSCFCLTEPSAGSDVAAMGTTARREGDEYVLNGSKCFITNAGYADQFTVFATLDKGKKHKGITCFVVEGRPQGLTTGKHENKMGQRASNTTTVTFDEVRVPVKNRIGEEGEGFKIAMATLDNSRPLTASISIGIARAALEHSLEYSAQRQTMGKPIREHQAVQFMLAEMAMNTHAARLLTYESAQVLDEGQRNTLQSSYAKCFAADMAMKVATDAVQVFGGYGYMKEYPVEKLMRDAKLIQVYEGTSQVQRLVIAKELFR; from the coding sequence ATGGATTTCCAGCTCAGCGAAAACCAGCGCGCCTTGCAGGACGCCGCGCGCAAGTACGCCCGTGACGTGGTGCGCCCCAAGGCCCCCCACTACGACGAGACCTCTGACTTCCCCAAGGACCTCATCTCCGCGGCCTTCGAGCTGGGCCTGCTGAACATGGCCATCCCGTCGGAGTACAACGGCGTGGGCCTGACGCACCTGGAGCAGGTCATCGTGTGCGAGGAACTGGCGTGGGGCTGCGCGGGCGTGGCCACGTCCCTCATCGCCAACGACCTGGCCAACCTGCCCATCATCCTGGCCGGCACGGACGACCAGAAGAAGCGCCTGCTGGCCCCCTTTGGGGAGAAGCTCAAGCTCAGCTGCTTCTGTCTCACGGAGCCTTCCGCGGGTTCGGACGTGGCGGCCATGGGCACCACCGCGCGCCGCGAGGGTGACGAGTACGTCCTCAACGGCAGCAAGTGCTTCATCACCAACGCCGGCTACGCGGATCAGTTCACCGTGTTCGCCACGCTGGACAAGGGCAAGAAGCACAAGGGCATCACCTGCTTCGTCGTGGAGGGCCGTCCGCAGGGCCTGACCACCGGCAAGCACGAGAACAAGATGGGCCAGCGCGCCAGCAACACCACCACCGTCACGTTCGACGAGGTGCGCGTCCCGGTGAAGAACCGCATCGGCGAGGAGGGCGAGGGCTTCAAGATCGCCATGGCCACGCTGGACAACAGCCGCCCGCTCACCGCGAGCATCTCCATTGGCATCGCCCGCGCGGCGCTGGAGCACTCGCTGGAGTACTCCGCCCAGCGCCAGACGATGGGCAAGCCCATCCGCGAGCACCAGGCCGTCCAGTTCATGCTGGCGGAGATGGCCATGAACACCCACGCCGCGCGCCTGCTCACCTACGAGAGCGCGCAGGTGCTGGATGAGGGACAGCGCAACACCCTCCAGTCCAGCTATGCGAAGTGCTTCGCCGCGGACATGGCCATGAAGGTCGCCACGGACGCGGTGCAGGTCTTCGGCGGCTACGGCTACATGAAGGAATACCCCGTGGAGAAGCTGATGCGCGACGCCAAGCTCATCCAGGTCTACGAGGGCACGAGCCAGGTGCAGCGCCTGGTCATCGCGAAGGAACTGTTCAGGTAG